The genomic interval CACGCCCACGTCGCCGCATCGAGGGTCGACGCCTCGCGCAGGGTGTAGAGGAAAAGCCAGTCGTCGACGATCTCGGCATCCAGCGCCGCGGCGTGGTCGACGAAGCGCGCCATGATGTCGGGCGTGAACAGATACAGCGCGTCGGCCTCATACCCCTGTGGGCAGAAGAGGGTGAAGTAGCGGTCGAAGTCGCCCTCGAGGCTCAGCCGCTGGCTCTTGTCGAGGGATGCCGGCAGGTTCGACCCCAGGAAGGAGTTGTTGCCGACGGCATCCAGCACGATGTTCGGCAACGGCGTGGACAGCTTGACGGCCACGTAGCCCCAGCGGTGGGTGCTCTCGTTCTTCCCCGACCCCGTCTTGTAGGTGTAGTTGCCGAACTCGACGAACCGCGGCCGCTCCCCGCGGACGACGTCGGCGGCCACGCGCCCGTGTCCGAGGCCGAAGATCATGCCGGGCAGGGGTGGGTCGGAGACGACCGGGTACCACGTCATGGCGTTCGCCCGGGCGAACCGATCCAGCCGCCACCACCGCTCCCCGCTTCCCGCGCCGACCACACGCACGATGATGGCGACGACCGCCCCGACGATCACGACCAGCATGACGATCGGGACGATCGCGAACAAGCCGCCGCCCGGCATCCCGCCCGAGGTGGCCAGCGCGAGGAAGCTCCCCACGATCCCGGCGAACACCGAGCCGAACATCACGAGGAAGACCGCGCCGATGACCGCCGCCAGAACGATCCCGACGACGTTGCGCTGCGGGGCGCGTCCGCTCGCCCGCAGCTGCCGCACATACGCGCGTACCGTGGCCCGGTCGGCGGGCTCGGTGAGCGGGCGGGCGTCGAAGGGAACGGATGCCGGGGGCATGCTCATCTGGCCTCCTCTGTCGCGTGCCACGCTACGGGATTCGGCCGGAGCCGAGCCATCGGCTAGACTGTGGAGGTTGTCCGTCTGCGCCCACCCGGGTGCCATGCGGACACGTGCATCAACCCTCCTGGTGCCGGGAACCGCCCGGCATCCGTTCTAGTCCGAAGGAGGTGGGTTAGTGACGCACTCACACCAGTACGAGCTCATGGTCATCCTCGACCCCGAGATCGACGAGCGTCAGGTCGCCCCCAAGCTCGACGGGTTCCTCAAGGTGATCACCGGTGACGGTGGCACGATCGAGAACGTCGACATCTGGGGCAAGCGTCGCCTGGCGTACGAGATCCAGAAGAAGAACGAGGGCATCTACGCCGTCGTCAATTTCACCGCCACGAGCGAGGCCACGCAGGAGCTCGACCGTCAGCTGAAGCTGAACGAGCAGATCATGCGCACCAAGGTCCTGCGCGCCGAGGAGGCGATCGCCCAGGTCGCCGCCGAGAAGGAGCGCGCCGAGGCCAAGGCCGCCCGCAAGGCAGCGAAGGCGTAACGGACGATGGCCGGCGAGACCGTCATCACCGTCGTGGGCAACCTCACGGCAGACCCCGAGCTGCGCTACACGCAGAACGGCCTGCCCGTCGCGAACTTCACGATCGCGTCGACGCCGCGCAACTTCGACCGTCAGGCCAACGAGTGGAAGGACGGCGAAGCGCTGTTCCTCCGCGCGTCGGTGTGGCGCGAGTTCGCCGAGCACGTGGCGGGGTCCCTCACCAAGGGCATGCGGGTCATCGCGACCGGCCGTCTGAAGCAGCGTTCCTACCAGGACCGCGAGGGCAACAACCGCACCGCGATCGAGCTGGAGGTCGACGAGATCGGCCCCTCGCTGCGCTACGCGACGGCACAGGTCACGCGTGCGGCATCCTCCGGCGGGTCCGGTGGCGGCTTCGGCGGCGGCCAGCAGGCACGCCCGCAGGTGCAGCAGGAGGAGCCGTGGGCGACCCCCGGCTCGGCCGCACCGGACGCGTGGAGCGCTCCCGGTTCCTACGGCGACGACACGCCGTTCTGATTTCACAACACTCGTAAGGAAAAACAATGGCTGGAAAGGCTACCGGCGATCGCCGCAAGCCGCGGAAGGGCGCGAAGAACGCCGCTCCCGCGAAGGCGATCCGCGTCGGCGTCATCGACTACAAGGACGTCGCGACGCTTCGCAAGTTCATCTCGGAGCGCGGCAAGATCCGCGCCCGCCGTATCACCGGTGTCTCGGTGCAGGAGCAGCGTCTGATCGCCAAGGCGATCAAGAACGCCCGTGAAATGGCGCTCCTGCCCTACGCCGGCGCTGGCCGCTAAGGAGCACCTCATGGCAAAGCTGATTCTCACGAACGAGGTTGCCGGGCTCGGAAGCGCCGGTGACGTCATCGAGGTCAAGAACGGGTACGCCCGCAACTACCTCATCCCCCAGGGCTTCGCTGTGGCCTGGACCCGCGGTGGCGAGAAGCAGGTGGCGTCGATCCGCGCCGCTCGCGAGTCGCGCGCGATCCACGACCACGAAGAGGCCGTCGCGCTCAAGGACGCCCTCGAGTCGAACAAGGTCAAGCTGTCGGTCAAGGCCGGCAAGGAAGGCCGCCTGTTCGGTTCGGTCAAGACCGCCGACGTGGCCGACGCCGTCAAGGCGGCGGGCCTCGGCGAGCTCGACAAGCGCAAGATCCACATCACCGCGCCCATCAAGGCCGTCGGTGAGCACGAGGCGACCGTGCGCCTGCGCGACGACCTCACCGCCGTGATCACCCTTCAGGTGGTTGCCGCGAAGTAATCGCGCGGCGGTCGGCGGACGCGAACTCCGCAAGATCACGCGAACTCCGCACCGGGAATCGTTTCCCGGCGCGGAGTTCGCGCTTTTCCGTGGAGTTTGTGCGATCAGGCGGTGCGGCCGCGGCGCCGGACGGTGAGCATCACCCCCGTCGCGATCGTGAGGAGCGCTGCCACCAGTGGCGCGATGCTCACCGCGCCGCCCGTCTCGGCGAGAGCCGTGACGGCACCGACGGATGCCGCGGTCCCGACGATCGGGCCGTTTCCCGAACCTCCGCTCACGCCGGGGTTGCCGGGCTCCCCCGGCGTACCCGGATCGGTCGGCCCCGTGGGGTCGGTCGGGTCAGTGGGGTCAGTGGGGTCGGTGGGGTCCGTCGGGTCGGTCGGGGTGACCGGGCCCGTGGTGGGTGCGCTCGTCGTGGCGTCACCGACGACCGCGACGGCGTTTCCGCCTGCGGTGACAGGTGCCGTCAGCGGCAGGGCCAGCTGGGTGCCGCCCAGGATGCCGTCGGCGCCGTCTGTCGTCGCGGCGTCCGCCGTCGCGTCCGATGGGCTCACAGGCGCCGTCGTGGCGGCGCCTGCGCTGGTCGCGTCGAACCAGGCGAAGGCGACGCCGAGGCCCGTGACAGCGAGCATCGGCCAACGGCGGCTGTGCGATCGAGCTGTGGCGTCCACGTTCACCTCCCGCGACGGATCGTCGGATGCCGATGATGCCATCGGCTCTGGAGTGCCCGGATTTCGCACGCTACCCCCGCAGTGCGCGGCTGTCTACCACCCCCGTCGCGCAGCGCGTGCGATTCCGACTTGACAAGGCGACATTCATCCCCATGGTTGTCCCCAGTTCCCCCACCGCCGGTTCAACCTTCAAGCAGCACTTCAACCACATTCACCGTCCACAGCATGTGGGAGAGAAAAGCGCAGATCAAGAGGTCATAAATAGTCAGCATCCGTCAAATCTCGGGCGTGTTTCCACAGCCTCTGTACACAGGCGTCTCGGCGTTTCACGCATCCCGTCCACAGAGTTATCCACAGGCCGGTTTGCGGGTGTCGGAACCCGTCTCTAGCGTGGCGTGTGGTCCGGAGAACGAGGCACCCGGGCCGGGGAAGAGGGGCGCTGCATGTCGATCGCGGATATCTCCGACGAACGTCTGGGCGGACCGCGCGAGGAGCGGGGGGCCGAGCGCACCCCGCCGCACGACCTGCTGGCCGAGCAGAGCGCCCTGGGCGGCATGTTGCTGTCGAAGGACGCGGTCGCCGATGTCATCGAGACGCTGCGCGGCACCGACTTCTACGTGCCGAAGCACGAGCTGATCTTCGAGGCGATCCTCTCGCTGTACTCGCACGGCGAGCCGACCGACGTCGTCGCCGTGACCGACGAGCTCATCAAGACCGGCGAGCTTCAGCGCGCCGGCGGTGCCGATTACCTGCACACGCTGACCTCGATCGTTCCGACGGCAGCGAACGCCGGCTATTACGCGTCGATCGTCAACGAGCGCGCGCTGCTGCGCCGGCTGGTGGAGGCCGGGACGCGCATCGTGCAGATGGGCTACAACGGCCAGGGCGAGGCGCTCGACCTGGTGAACAACGCCCAGGCCGAGATCTACTCGGTGACCGGCGCGGAGCGCGCCGAGGACTACGTGCCGCTGCAGGTGGCGGTGGATGCCGCGGTCGACGAGATCGAGGCGGCGCGCGGTCGCGACGGGCAGATGACGGGCATCCCGACCGGGTTCTCCGGGCTGGACCAGCTGACCAACGGCCTGCACCCCGGGCAGATGATCATCATCGCGGCGCGGCCGGCGATGGGCAAGTCGACCCTGGCTCTCGATTTCGCGCGGGCCGCGGCGATCAAGGCGGACATGCCGACGATCTTCTTCTCGCTCGAGATGGGCAAGAGCGAGATCGCGATGCGTCTGATGAGCGCCGAGGGCGCCGTGCCGCTGCAGAGCATGCGCAAGGGCACGCTCGACTCGCGGGACTGGACGACGATCGCGGCG from Microbacterium aurum carries:
- the rpsF gene encoding 30S ribosomal protein S6, producing MVILDPEIDERQVAPKLDGFLKVITGDGGTIENVDIWGKRRLAYEIQKKNEGIYAVVNFTATSEATQELDRQLKLNEQIMRTKVLRAEEAIAQVAAEKERAEAKAARKAAKA
- a CDS encoding single-stranded DNA-binding protein; the encoded protein is MAGETVITVVGNLTADPELRYTQNGLPVANFTIASTPRNFDRQANEWKDGEALFLRASVWREFAEHVAGSLTKGMRVIATGRLKQRSYQDREGNNRTAIELEVDEIGPSLRYATAQVTRAASSGGSGGGFGGGQQARPQVQQEEPWATPGSAAPDAWSAPGSYGDDTPF
- the rpsR gene encoding 30S ribosomal protein S18 translates to MAGKATGDRRKPRKGAKNAAPAKAIRVGVIDYKDVATLRKFISERGKIRARRITGVSVQEQRLIAKAIKNAREMALLPYAGAGR
- the rplI gene encoding 50S ribosomal protein L9, with amino-acid sequence MAKLILTNEVAGLGSAGDVIEVKNGYARNYLIPQGFAVAWTRGGEKQVASIRAARESRAIHDHEEAVALKDALESNKVKLSVKAGKEGRLFGSVKTADVADAVKAAGLGELDKRKIHITAPIKAVGEHEATVRLRDDLTAVITLQVVAAK
- a CDS encoding chaplin family protein; translation: MLAVTGLGVAFAWFDATSAGAATTAPVSPSDATADAATTDGADGILGGTQLALPLTAPVTAGGNAVAVVGDATTSAPTTGPVTPTDPTDPTDPTDPTDPTDPTGPTDPGTPGEPGNPGVSGGSGNGPIVGTAASVGAVTALAETGGAVSIAPLVAALLTIATGVMLTVRRRGRTA
- the dnaB gene encoding replicative DNA helicase, encoding MSIADISDERLGGPREERGAERTPPHDLLAEQSALGGMLLSKDAVADVIETLRGTDFYVPKHELIFEAILSLYSHGEPTDVVAVTDELIKTGELQRAGGADYLHTLTSIVPTAANAGYYASIVNERALLRRLVEAGTRIVQMGYNGQGEALDLVNNAQAEIYSVTGAERAEDYVPLQVAVDAAVDEIEAARGRDGQMTGIPTGFSGLDQLTNGLHPGQMIIIAARPAMGKSTLALDFARAAAIKADMPTIFFSLEMGKSEIAMRLMSAEGAVPLQSMRKGTLDSRDWTTIAATRGRINDAPLYIDDSPNMTLVEIRAKCRRLKQRVGLKMVVIDYLQLMTSGKRVESRQQEVSEFSRALKLLAKELQVPVIALSQLNRGPEQRADKKPALSDLRESGSIEQDADMVVLLHREAAYEKDSPRAGEADLIVAKHRNGPTDTITVAFQGHFSRFTDMAPGDFG